Proteins encoded in a region of the Rutidosis leptorrhynchoides isolate AG116_Rl617_1_P2 chromosome 9, CSIRO_AGI_Rlap_v1, whole genome shotgun sequence genome:
- the LOC139867380 gene encoding UDP-glycosyltransferase 85C2-like, which translates to MDTVITTSENKPHVICAPLPAQSHIKAMLKLAEYLHHKGVQITFVNTDHTHKRLLKSGGPHCLDGSSSFRFETIPDGIPHTSEDDDGSALLMHYVETTFLTPFLDLVTNLPNPPTCIISDGFMSVFTIEAAQKLGIPIMLYWTFSACGFMGIYQIKSLIDKGLVPLKDKSFLTDEFLEGIIDWIPGMEGIRIKDLNTILQTTDPDDLILRICIEATQNSHNVSYNIFHTFNALEPSIVNALSSMFSQIYTVGPMQLLLDQVPKYEKQTEMSNFSSYSLWKEEPGCFNWLQSKEPKSVIYVNFGSFTVMSLEDLIEFGWGLANSNHYFLWIIRSNLLVGESAILPPEFEEHTKKRGFIASWCSQEKVLNHPSIGGFLTHCGWGSTIESLSAGVPMICWPYLWDQTTNCRYIWKEWEVGLEMGKNVKREEVTKLVQELMGEKGNKLRDKAMEWKEKALAAAGPNGSSSLSVNNLIEEIITLSRN; encoded by the exons ATGGATACAGTTATTACCACAAGTGAGAATAAGCCTCATGTCATATGTGCCCCACTACCAGCACAAAGCCACATAAAGGCCATGCTCAAACTTGCAGAGTATCTGCACCACAAGGGTGTCCAAATTACCTTTGTTAACACAGATCATACGCACAAGCGTTTGCTCAAATCTGGTGGTCCCCACTGCCTCGATGGTTCATCAAGTTTCCGATTCGAAACAATTCCTGATGGCATTCCTCACACTTCTGAAGATGATGACGGGTCGGCACTACTCATGCATTATGTTGAAACCACCTTCTTGACTCCTTTTCTTGATCTTGTAACTAATCTTCCAAACCCTCCTACTTGTATCATCTCCGATGGATTCATGTCTGTTTTCACCATTGAAGCTGCACAAAAGCTCGGAATCCCCATCATGCTCTATTGGACATTTTCGGCTTGTGGTTTCATGGGTATTTACCAGATCAAATCCCTCATCGATAAAGGACTTGTACCACTTAAAG ATAAAAGTTTCTTGACAGACGAGTTTTTAGAAGGTATCATCGACTGGATTCCCGGGATGGAAGGAATACGAATAAAGGATTTGAACACCATCCTCCAGACTACTGACCCAGACGATCTAATATTAAGAATTTGTATTGAAGCTACACAAAATTCCCACAATGTTTCGTACAATATCTTCCACACATTTAACGCTTTGGAACCTAGTATTGTCAATGCTCTTTCATCCATGTTCTCTCAAATTTACACTGTTGGCCCAATGCAGTTATTACTTGATCAAGTACCAAAATATGAAAAACAAACGGAAATGTCAAATTTCAGCTCATATAGCTTATGGAAAGAAGAACCTGGATGTTTTAATTGGCTTCAATCCAAGGAACCAAAGTCTGTTATTTATGTAAATTTTGGAAGTTTTACAGTTATGTCATTGGAAGATCTCATCGAATTTGGTTGGGGACTCGCTAATAGCAACCACTATTTTCTTTGGATAATACGATCTAATTTGCTCGTTGGTGAATCAGCAATTTTGCCACCTGAATTTGAGGAACATACCAAAAAGAGAGGCTTTATAGCAAGTTGGTGTTCACAAGAAAAGGTCCTGAACCACCCTTCAATTGGAGGGTTCTTGACTCATTGCGGTTGGGGTTCTACCATCGAGAGCTTGTCAGCTGGGGTGCCAATGATATGTTGGCCTTATTTGTGGGACCAGACGACTAATTGTCGTTATATATGGAAGGAATGGGAAGTTGGTTTGGAAATGGGAAAAAATGTGAAAAGGGAGGAAGTTACAAAGCTTGTTCAAGAGTTAATGGGAGAAAAAGGTAACAAATTAAGGGACAAAGCAATGGAGTGGAAGGAAAAGGCTCTTGCAGCAGCTGGTCCCAATGGTTCATCTTCGTTGAGTGTTAACAACCTTATCGAAGAAATCATTACTCTATCAAGGAACTAA